The Tripterygium wilfordii isolate XIE 37 chromosome 18, ASM1340144v1, whole genome shotgun sequence nucleotide sequence TAGACGATGGCAGTGGAATGGACCCTGAAGCAATGCGACGTTGTATGAGTTTTGGATTTTCAGATAAGAAATCCAAATCTGCAATTGGACAATGTGTGTATCTTGTCACAAATCCATAGAAATGTCACTCTCCTGCGGTTTATTTATTGGTTAACTTGTGCCCTTTCAGATGGTAACGGCTTCAAGACCAGTTCCATGAGACTTGGGGCCGATGTTATTGTGTTCAGCCGCCACTTGGACGACAGGTTTGACTCCAGTATGCTTTTTTTTACTACCTTGACATCTCACTATTACTGCTTAGTTATCATTTGGACGGTTCATTTTTCTCCATTGGTAGTGGCTGATGTACCTCCTCTAGGATACATGCATAAATGCTTGAGTTTTTCTAAACCTACTCTGCATTCTATATATTCTGTATACTTATGCTTTGAAAATATCAGAATTTTCCCCTATATCTTTATCTATCAGTGATTGTAGTATGTAGTTCCTCGTTTAAATTTCTCATCGTATTGCGTGCATAGGCTGTTGACTCAAAGCATCGGTCTCCTCTCTTACACTTTTTTGACCCGAGCAGGACATGATCGAATAGTAGTGCCAATGGTGAGTCCTCATTTCCCTACAAAGGTTTTTTAGGTTTCCAATGTGTTTTCTGTGCTATGGGCTGTATATTCTTTGCTTTGCTCAGAAATAGATGTGACTCATTCTATTACTGGATAAAGTTGGCACTTCCATGCTAGAATTACCATCTTGAGTTACCTATCTGTTGGAGTGAAGGTAATCTCGAGGTGTAATATGAATTGGTTTATGCAGGATGCTGTGGTTATGTGTTGAGAATGAGTGAAGCATGTAAGCTTTATAAATGCAATTGAAACTTCCATGGAATTTAGGGAGAGCATTAACTTGAATGTCATGCCTTAATAGAGCCTTTGGCAATCTAGAAATGGATTATATGAGTACGTTGCATAGCGTGCTTTACCACTAAACAGTTTTAGaagaaaaccttgtctatgggaCCTATCATTTTCATGGAAGGTTTTTAGATTATCATCTTGTTTTGCACTGGCTTGTAGCAATGAAATATGGCTCCTTTTCccctcttttattttgttttgggtgGTTGTTGGCAGACTAGTATATGTCAATGTAATGTCTTAGGGTTAATGTGAGGGGATGTGTAGAACAAAATTGCTTGGCTGGTTGTGCTCGTCTGTGCCCCACATTGTATGGAATAATATCTTTCGGTACAAACCGCTGCTTGTCTACGTATTCTTCCTATTGTACTGATTTTACTACTTTTACTATTTTGAAAACCTACCTCATGATATCGTGTCATGTGCAGGTGGATTATGAGTTTAACGAGACTAGTGGCATGTTGGAAATGTCGACCCGGTTTGGTAAAGAACATTTTATGTCTAATCTTTCTATGCTGTTGCAGTGGTCTCCTTATTCAACAGAATCGGAGCTTCTGAAGCAGGTAAGCTCATTCCTTGCTGTCATTCTTCATTCCGGATTATATTCTAAATTAGAATTAGAATATCGTTGGGTGGGATTCCcgttgatgttctcataaactcatgtagccaaccccaaacttttgggataaagactttaatgatgatgatgatatccCTTTAATTCAAGATATCTCTAGTGCCAATGTTTCTTCCTTTGTTAGACTCTTGTCATGTTTGCATCACATTTTTGAgtagtttttcttttaattatttcCTTCTTTGTGGGGGAGCAATCAACTGCTCTGTAAGCTGACACTCTTGAATTTATACTGGACGATATACTGCCTTTGTATACAGAGAATGGGAGTGTGCGCAAGCAATCTTTGCAGGATACAGACTCTGGGTACTTTATCCATATGAGTTAAATCTGAAAGCATCGAGTGTATTCACTCTGTAGATATAAAGTATATGATGATTATACTCTTGGAAACTTTAGTGTGGACTCCCAGAGATTGTGGTTTAAAGTGGAGATGCAATTCTGGTGATCTTTACTTATGCCAATCTTTGTTCAACTTCAAAATTGAGCGACTAGATCAAATTTGTAACTGGTTTGGACAACTTCCAATTGCTTGCCAAAAATATGGCAATGTTCATTCTGGCAAGGGTGATAGATATACCATGTAAAGCCAAAAACTTTGCATAGATGATTCTATTTTATTAATGTGAAAGAGGGTTTACACAGACATGGTTAATCATCCCTACTAATGAATTCCTCATCCTTTTCTGAAGGCATTTTTAGTCCAAGTTTTTGGTGTAGGCTAAGAGGTTTCACCCTCTAAGATTGCATGGTTACCCATCCTTAATTCTTGGGATTGACATGCTTGAATTATTAGACATTTATACTGGAGTCATTATCTAATAacctttcattttcttctttaagTAGGGGGTTCTGAGAAAAGTTGCCTTTTGATCTTATGCAATGTCATACGTTTTTCATGCTTTTCTTGTGGCCTTGAATAgtatttctctcttttgttctcTCAATATCATTTGCGGCAAATCTCATGGCAGTTTGATGACATTGGACCTCATGGCACaaaagttgtcctctacaatTTATGGTTTGATGATGAGGGGAACATGGAGCTAGACTTTGATACCGATATTCAGGTCAAAGTTTCTTTTACCCCTACTACTCCCACTTcgctttttcttttcctcttttaatGTAATTGTGCATTCTTCTTCTGGCTCTCTGATTTCAGGATATTTGTCTTGGTGGTAATATAAAAGAGGTTGAGACAATCCGTCGGAGTAAAGTAAATGAAGGGCACATTGCTAACCGGTATTATTATTCTCTTCGTGTAAGTATAGTTTGGCAATTTGtttacataaaatttttgtgcaGATACTTTTGCTATGTTTAGCTCATTCGTTGTGCACAGGTATACTTGTCCATCTTGTATCTACACATACCCGAAAGTTTCAGCATAATATTGCGAGGGCAAGTCGTTGAGCATCATAGCATTGCCAAAGATCTCAAATATCCAGAATGCATCTTGTATAGACCGCAAAGTGGTGGCTGCTTAGAggtagttttgttttgtttgattatCATCTCAATTTTGTTGAATAATATTGATTCATATGAACCTCATGTTTGCTGTTGTAAGTTGCATCCTATTCAATCTTTTTGATCTGGTTGGAATTAGTGACTGGTCTAAATTCCTGTCCAAGTCCTGGACTAAATTTCTCAGTGTATGCTATGGAAAAATTGAACCATCCAGAAATCTAAATGCCATTACGTAAATTTATATCTGCCTGCTACATAGAGCGAGTAGAAGATTTATCAAGGAGTATGAATACAATGTGGAACACAAGCAAACATTTTAACAATCTTTGCCCGCAACATTTTGTACTTCTGGGTTTTGGCTTATTCATCCATTCTGGAATGGCAAAAATGCCATTCACCAATTGTGATGCATCacattttcctttgtttttttttttttctttacgtGCGCAGGGGTGTACTTAATTCCATCTTAAGTTTTTGATGGCATGAAAATAATGTTTCGGAGAACTAAATTTCTATCAATGAAAGTTGAAACGTTTTGCACTAGGAGGGCATAAGTTATATTTATAATTAGTGTAACATCTCTTATGTTTTTTAGTTATACCATATAGCTGGCCCATAAGTTGAACTGGAGCCTTCAACATGGTCACTTGACATTCCATCaagggttgtttttttttttttgcaaaaaattgaaaattaatttctGTGCATTAGCGTTGTGTGTTCTTTGTGCCAGTTGTTCCTCTAACAACTTGTTTGAGTCAGACTGACAAAGGGGTCACTGCCTCTTTGAGGAGAACTTTAGTTATTGATATTGCAGTTTTAAGTGGTAAAATTGTATGTGGTAGTATTACTCTGGTCTTTCATGCGTATATTCTTGAATGTACGTGTGCATTGATGATGGTATTAGGACTTTGTTGGGGAGTTGCCCTTTGATGCTCTTTTGGTTTTCCAGTCATAGGCGAGTGTATAACCCTGTGTGTTCAGTTTTTCTTTGTGCACCCTACTAAAGGTTATATGTGTGAATTATATCATGTGTCTTGGTGTGGTGATTGTGTATCTTGTTCCTCATCTTTTCTGAGTTTAATTTGCTGATAGTTGCGTGTGCCACATTTTTGCTTTCTTGTAGGGTCAAGTAATAACTACAATTGGTTTTCTAAAGGAAGCTCCACATCTTAacatacatggtttcaatgtaTATCACAAAAATCGTCTAATACTGGTAAGCATCTCTaatttgtgtttgtttattCAAGTGAACTTATAATTTTATCGTACATTTTGCCCCGTCTTGCAGGATTTTAGGTGCACAATTATTTTCTGCACTGTACTTGATGGTGTATCTGGAATAAATTGAAATATATCTTTACCCTGTATAAAATAACTTTTTTGGTTGGCTAGTTGCTCTTTTCCCCCTTGATAAGTAATAATTTGTTTGGCACAACCTTGGCAGATTGGGTGTATAACTTTATGccaagaaggaaaagttaaggacttaaaaaattttaaaatcataaaaGTATATTGGGAAAATAGGATTCAGAGATTCACAGTGCAGTGCAAACAAATCCTGGAAGGGCCCATCTTGGAGGAAGGTTCATGTAATGCTTAATTTCTTCAGAAGCTATCTTTCCTTTCAATTTATGCATGATAAGCAATGAGGAAGTTGTCCCATATATTACTTAGTTACTTTCTGGGCAAAACTTCCCAAGCAATCCTAATATTCCGAATGAGGATGAACCAAATTTTGGATGTACATTTGGAAGAAAATAGTCAATACATTCTTCATCTTGTTTGCATGAAACGCAGTAGCTGAGCACCATTACCTTTCTTTTTATCAAACTATTGGCTTCAATAATAGGTGAAAGGCCCATTCTCACTCACACgaaagggaaaaaatgaaaaccaatTTGAAGTAGCCTTGCCAGTTCCCATCCACTACTGAACTTCTAGTATGCAAGTAGTTCAACCATATGGTGATTAAAACATCGCTAAATCCCTCTCTGTAGAAACTAATGGTGAAATAGATGGCTGACATTGACCTAACACAACGTGCTTCTATTGCATCGTAAAGCGTTTAGGCTTGTTTTACCCCCTAGGTTTATAGTGGTTTGTATAACCTTTTCGATGTAGTATTTCATCTTCAGTTTTACCTTAAAGTTAAAAAACAATGGTCACGTCTTTGCCTTGACAAATGTATTAGGCTTAATTCTTAATATGAATCCACAAATGGTAAGGTAAAAACTTATATATCACTGATGAGTCTTGCATAATCCCATTAAAATTTATCGCTTCCCTGTGATGTGATGTACAAATGTTTCATCTTAGAATCTGTTGTCTTTTCctcatttttgttttccttcttcaaGCTTACATTGCAAATGCTGAaagatttctttctctttccttgCAGCCATTTTGGAAGGTCTTAAGCACCTCGGATAGCCGAGGAAGAGGAGTGGTTGGTCAGATGCTGCTAAGGCTCttgccttctctctttttttcttatttcattTTCCGCTGTAGATTGAAATAATCTATTGATATTCTTTTAGGTGTTCTGGAGGCAAATTTTGTTGAGCCTACGCATAACAAGCAAGATTTTGAGAAAACTTCTCTTTTTCAGAAGCTTGAAGTACGCCTGAAGGACATGACGTCAGAATACTGGTAACttcatagttttttttgttttcataaataGCTTATTGAAAGTCCTTTTTGTACTTTTCAGAGTGTTTTTGTAGAGAACAAATTTTACTGTAAATTctagaaaataatttattgtaCGTGGACTGAGAAGTTATTTTAGAAAATAACTTCAAAGTTCCCATTATTATTTGTTGGTTTAATTGCTCAATGTTCACCATCGATGAGCCAAAAATTAGCGTTAAAATTTTTCATGCCAATTGTGTATGACTTACTACCATGGTTAAACACTTACCATGAGTACCAATTAACTTTTCCATATTTTCCAATGACTGGAAAATGACACGACAGTTTTTTCCACTGAAAACGAAATGAGGCAAGCCTCTTGTTCAAGTTAAATGCAAAGCATGTTGTTTTCTTGCAGCAGTGGTTAAAATAGTTGTGTACTTGTTCCATAATTGTTCCAGTTTTCATTGTCCAGtcctgttttttttcttcatttgatcGTTATGTTATCAACTTGTACGGTTTAGGGCATGTCAGTAGTCCATGTTAATGATTTTTCTGGAAAGTTTCAATTTAGTTCTGCTTTCTAGGACTTATTGTACTTGTTACAAACATCTATTTAGAACTATGGAAATTTGTCTGCTAACACTATTAACCATTAAGTTATCATGCAGTACCAGGCGGCTAGATAACCTAGTgatgtgtattttgtatttGGTTTTTTGGGGTATGTATCCACTACCTGATGCACCTTTTCGAACTCTGACAGGCATTGTCATTGTACTCTAATTGGATACCAAAGCCAAAAAAGGCCTCGAGCCCCAGTGGATAGGGAAGATTCATCACGGTGCATGCCACATAGCGGGAAAGTGAAACCTGTAACATTGAATCAAGCTTTTCCTGCCGTCGATAGTGCGAAAGCAGGTCCTCCAGGTGGAGCTTTTTAAGACAGCTGTTGATGCTTCCCATAAAATATGCTTGCAGAAATTCCGATCTTGATATTTAACTTAAGAGGTTTATTTAGTGACATAGAGTCTATTTGCATTATGACAGGTTTACATTTGAAGAGGAAGGGGCATGATGAGTTAGTGCAACTTGAAAAGGTGAAGAGACAAGCGGTAAAAAGGTCCAATGATGCTCAACGCCATTCTGAAACAAACGTATGGAGTTACTGTACTTTATTCACGTTGAAGTTCCACTTCCACCATGATCCATTACAACTCAAAAGCCAGCATTCTCATGAATTTCACTTGCGTTTTTTTGCTTCTACTGTCATGTCTAGATCACAATTTTTTTATCAATGACATATATCATTAGGCTTCGTCCTTCGTGCCCTTTCCCCTCTGTTATTGGCCTTGAATTTCATTGAATGTAGTGATGATTGGAGAAGGAGCATCTCATGAAAAATGTATTATTGTTGTTGGCCGCCTGTGAGACAAGTGTTGGTAATTCCAATTGTTGGTTGTCTTGAGAAATGTGAAATTTTTTCTACTATTTTCCCGTAAAAGCAACTCTTTTGCTTCATGAAAATTTTGCATTCTCTTCATCCTTCTTGCTTTTCTGTTGTCTTTTTTGCACTTTTGAGCAATTCTTTTCGAAGCCATGAATGGTATCTTTTCTAACATATTCGTTTTTTTTGGTAGCTTACTGAAAATCAGTTGGAAGATTCAGAGGCTGCGTACTTGATGCAGGAAAACAGGAAACTTCATGCCAAGTGAGTATTTTAGAAATTTAGAATTAGTACATACTCAGCAACTTACCTACTTGTCCTTTGTAGCTGAAGTGGATATGAAAGGTGGGATTGCCTTGATCAACGTTTGTttatattcttagaaatctatttttttcaatgtcaCTTCTCTTATACTTGCATTGATTAACTGTTCAAACAAGCGGTACTTTTAGGCCCGTAAGAAACAAATACACCAACATTTGTAGAATTGAAACCATATAAGTGGCATGTTGCAAATAGAACGCCCCAATAGCGCCTTATTTTTAGGAGCCCCCTACTTATAGGACAGTGTCTGAGCCAAGAGCCATACTTAGTTGCAAAGGGAAGTTAGTTGCTGTTTCCCTTTGGTGGTTGTTTTCTCGTTGTGCAAAACGTTGATGTGCCTGTTTGTTGTGTTCAGATGCCTGGAACATGAGGAGAGGAAGGAAGAACTTAATCTCAAGGTAATTTACATGCAACAGTATTCAGTTGTTTCTTATTGACCATTTGATGAAATAAAATGATATGTCGGAACCAATCCCCTGAAATTAGTCATTAGGATtccttcatgatttttttttggttgtatttCGGTGTTAATAGTTGTCGTCGACAAGGAGTTGTCACGGTAGTAGAGTGTTAGTGTGTGTGAGTAGTTACCGTATGAATAGCTGTCATCACCATGGTGTTGGCAAGGTACTAGTGTGTGTGTGGGGGTTtatgagagagaagaagagaaaatgcACGTCAAATTGGAAATAGTGTGGTTAGCTAATGGAGGTCGTGGATGTCCTGAAACATAGTAGACGCAACCATTCTTTAATTGTGGTGAAAAACAATTACTTTTTGAAAAACTGATGAGAATTATTGGTTGACTTGTGCAGCTAACCCAACTTAGAAGGGAGCTCAGAGCTGTTCAGCACGAGTCTGAGCAGCTGTTGGCTGAATTGAAGTCGTTAGATGCAATCAAAGCGGAAAAGGTTGTGAATGTGTAAATGTCATTAGTGGCTTTCCTTGAAAATTTCTTTTGTAGAAGTATACCTGTATAATGTGTACAAACAGCTAGTGTTTCAGAACCACTAGATGCTGGAGGAGTACAGGTGTGTACAGTTCTTTCGCCGGTCGGAAGAGGATTACATTCTGAAAATTTTGTCCattg carries:
- the LOC119983303 gene encoding protein MICRORCHIDIA 6-like isoform X1, which translates into the protein MATFENMKAVKLESDFIGNMMQQKDCWKPGLNEHKKFKNQCRRQESEENRSSNALTTDQSSSSLLEQGQSPVDDTGVCSTSSICPAPLCRQFWKAGNYDDGLVSNITLQNGKNSVHVHPMFLHSNATSHKWAFGAIAELLDNAVDEIQNGATFVLVDKTSNPRDGSPALLIQDDGSGMDPEAMRRCMSFGFSDKKSKSAIGQYGNGFKTSSMRLGADVIVFSRHLDDRLLTQSIGLLSYTFLTRAGHDRIVVPMVDYEFNETSGMLEMSTRFGKEHFMSNLSMLLQWSPYSTESELLKQFDDIGPHGTKVVLYNLWFDDEGNMELDFDTDIQDICLGGNIKEVETIRRSKVNEGHIANRYYYSLRVYLSILYLHIPESFSIILRGQVVEHHSIAKDLKYPECILYRPQSGGCLEGQVITTIGFLKEAPHLNIHGFNVYHKNRLILPFWKVLSTSDSRGRGVVGVLEANFVEPTHNKQDFEKTSLFQKLEVRLKDMTSEYWHCHCTLIGYQSQKRPRAPVDREDSSRCMPHSGKVKPVTLNQAFPAVDSAKAGPPGLHLKRKGHDELVQLEKVKRQAVKRSNDAQRHSETNLTENQLEDSEAAYLMQENRKLHAKCLEHEERKEELNLKLTQLRRELRAVQHESEQLLAELKSLDAIKAEKVVNV
- the LOC119983303 gene encoding protein MICRORCHIDIA 6-like isoform X2; amino-acid sequence: MFLHSNATSHKWAFGAIAELLDNAVDEIQNGATFVLVDKTSNPRDGSPALLIQDDGSGMDPEAMRRCMSFGFSDKKSKSAIGQYGNGFKTSSMRLGADVIVFSRHLDDRLLTQSIGLLSYTFLTRAGHDRIVVPMVDYEFNETSGMLEMSTRFGKEHFMSNLSMLLQWSPYSTESELLKQFDDIGPHGTKVVLYNLWFDDEGNMELDFDTDIQDICLGGNIKEVETIRRSKVNEGHIANRYYYSLRVYLSILYLHIPESFSIILRGQVVEHHSIAKDLKYPECILYRPQSGGCLEGQVITTIGFLKEAPHLNIHGFNVYHKNRLILPFWKVLSTSDSRGRGVVGVLEANFVEPTHNKQDFEKTSLFQKLEVRLKDMTSEYWHCHCTLIGYQSQKRPRAPVDREDSSRCMPHSGKVKPVTLNQAFPAVDSAKAGPPGLHLKRKGHDELVQLEKVKRQAVKRSNDAQRHSETNLTENQLEDSEAAYLMQENRKLHAKCLEHEERKEELNLKLTQLRRELRAVQHESEQLLAELKSLDAIKAEKVVNV